The genomic interval GCTCGACCTGGTCGGTCTCGGCGCCGAGGCCGGCGTGCGCAGGCCGCACGAGTTCTCCGGCGGTCAGCGCCAACGCATCGGCATCGCACGGGCGTTGGCCTCGTCACCGCAGTTCGTGGTGGCCGACGAGGCGGTCTCCGCGCTGGACGTGTCGATCCAGGCGCAGGTGCTGAACCTGCTCTCCGACCTGGTCCGCGACCGGGGCCTGACGATGCTGTTCATCTCGCACGACCTGGGCGTCGTACGGCACATCGCCGACCGGATCGCGGTCATGTACCTCGGCCAGATCATCGAAGTCGCCTCCCGTGACGCCTTCTTCGCCGCCCCCGCACATCCCTACAGCCGGGCGCTGCTGTCCTCCGTTCCGGTGCTGCGGCCCGGAGACGCGCGCGAACAGCAGGTGCTGGAGGGCGAGTTGCCCGATCCGGCGAATCCGCCCGAGGGCTGTCTGTTCCGCACCCGGTGCCCGATCGCCACGGATCGGTGCCGTACCAGCGCGCCCGAGCTGCGTGAGATCGCGCCGGGCCGCAGTGTGCGCTGCCATCTGCCCCTGGTCTCCAGCGAGCAGCACGTCGCGAGTAGCGAGTAAGGACGAACCGCTTTGATCATCGACGCGTACAACACCACTCAGGACGTCCGCGGCCGTTCCGACTACCTCACCGGCGCCCGCAAGGGCCAGGCCCCGCCGCCGTACAAGCCCTTCGAGCCGCGCCGCATCCTCGACCGGATGGACGCGGCCGGGGTGGACATGGCGATGGTGTGCTCGCTCGCGCAGCGCATCGAGAACGACTTCATCGCCTCGCTGGTGACCTCGTACCCGGACCGGTTCTTCGGCTTCGGGCAGGTGATGCCGCAGACCGACGACGCGCTCGACGAGATCGACCGGATGGCCGACGCGGGGCTGGTCGGGCTGAAGCTGCACCCGAGTCTGCACGGCTACCACGTCGCCGACCACGGCCTGCTGGACCCGGTCTTCGAGGCGTGCGCGCGGCGCGGACTGCTGGTGCTGATCAACGCTCTGGACGACGCGTTCTGCGCGCCGCTGGCCATCGAGGAGATCGCCCGGGACCACCCCCAAGTCCCCACGATCATCGCGCACATGGGGGCGGTGTGGAACGTACCGGAGGCGATCATCGTCGCCGAACGCCAGCCGCACGTGTACCTGGAGACGTCGGCGACGCTGATGAGCGACGTCAAGCGCGCCTACGCACG from Streptomyces sp. NBC_01288 carries:
- a CDS encoding amidohydrolase family protein — its product is MIIDAYNTTQDVRGRSDYLTGARKGQAPPPYKPFEPRRILDRMDAAGVDMAMVCSLAQRIENDFIASLVTSYPDRFFGFGQVMPQTDDALDEIDRMADAGLVGLKLHPSLHGYHVADHGLLDPVFEACARRGLLVLINALDDAFCAPLAIEEIARDHPQVPTIIAHMGAVWNVPEAIIVAERQPHVYLETSATLMSDVKRAYARLGPEKILMGSEWPGSDFDLERMKIAKAVEDEKDRALVEGGNMARLLGLTV
- a CDS encoding ABC transporter ATP-binding protein is translated as MTAALIQARELRVEYPGRAGGRVRALRDVDLDILQGETLGLVGESGCGKSTLGHALLRVIEPASGRIDFDGTDLTRLRGRQLRRTRAELQMVFQDPFGSLNPRRRIADIVAEPLLRSRGATRAEAAKAVAELLDLVGLGAEAGVRRPHEFSGGQRQRIGIARALASSPQFVVADEAVSALDVSIQAQVLNLLSDLVRDRGLTMLFISHDLGVVRHIADRIAVMYLGQIIEVASRDAFFAAPAHPYSRALLSSVPVLRPGDAREQQVLEGELPDPANPPEGCLFRTRCPIATDRCRTSAPELREIAPGRSVRCHLPLVSSEQHVASSE